GCGGGCCACGTCGAGATTTCGATTGTGCTCCCCGAGAACCTTCCTCACTTCAAGCGCGATTAACATATGTCTGCAGCTTCGACACACGACGAAAGCGGAGCATCCGCCGCCGACAAGTCCTATCCCAGCGCGTGGTCGTATCGGACGATTAAGGAAGCCCCTCCCTCCGGTCCGCGGAAGAACTCGCCGTGGTCGTTCTCGACGCATCACATTGCTGCAGCGGTTGTCGCGTTTTTCCTCCTCTTGGCCGGATATTACCTCGGGACCTACTGGCTCGATGTCCGGCAATCCCTGCTTCTGCTCGACACGCGACTCGAAGTGATTGACGACATTGAATGGAGTGTGGATGGATCACGGCTAGCGGTCTGGTCGCGACGGCCCGGCCCTTCAGCACGAACGCCTGTTCTCCAGATATGGGACACGCTGGAAGGGAACCTGTTGGCGGCATTCCCAAATCCTGGCGAGTTCATGGGAGCGGCCGCGATGTCGCCATTGGGCGATCGTGCCGCGTTGTGTCTTCTCGATTCGGTGGATACCCGCCAGCACACGCTGGTTCTGTTTGATATCGCAAAGCGGATGGAGGTGCGGCGAATTCGATTTTCTACTCCGATAGTGGCTCGTCTCGAATACTCTCCGGATGCGTCGATAGTGGCCGTGCTGTCGGATCAGATTCTGCTGTTTGATACGCAGACAGGCGCCCTGCGCGATTCCATCCAATTCCCCGCGATAGTATACCAATTCGAACTCGCCTTTCGCGATGCGTCCGTGCTTGTGATGTCTGTCGCATCCGACACCGTGATGGTGGACGAGTATAATCCCAGAATCACCCGGGTATTACCCGCGCCGCGTGGGATGGAAGCGCCCCGTGCCGCGTTCAGTGCCAATGCTGAATATCTGGTAATTGCGGCAGGCGACTCGGCCTACACGTTCACGACACGCGACAGCAGAATGATGTATCGCGTGTCGATTCCAAAGGGTTTCACGGGGCCGGTCAGTATTGCGGCGGATGGAAAAAGTATCGCTGCCCATTCGCCTGAGGGTGCTGTTGTATTGATCCATGCGGAGACTTCGGCCACGCGTGCAACATATTCGTCTGCGTCTGGCACTCCGCTCGACGCGATATTTTCGCGCGACGGAGAAACTCTTGCGCTCATGGATGCGGGAACCGGAACAGTTGATCTCTGCGAAACGACACGAGGAACGCGGCACAGCAGGTTCACGCACCGCGAATCGCTGTGGGAAGATTCGGAGAAACAGTTCCGTTTCTCCTTTTCTCACGATGGCGCGCATATTGCGACGGCCTCATCCAAAGTGCGCATTTGGCCGGCACGTTAGGACCGGACGTCTACGTTTCGCGTGCGACGGAGATGCGGTAGAAGCGATGTACCTCGTGAGATCCGAGTATGCCGACAGGGCGGCCGCTTTCTGCGTGTACCACTGGCAGCGCCGTCCAGCCCCCCGTATCGAACAGTTTCATCACGACATCGAGAGTCGTCTCTTCGTGAACCAACGCCACGCCGTCCAGCATGACATCGGCCGCCAAGAGCGTTGATGCCGATGCGGCATCGGTGATAAATGTCCGCACATCCTCAAATTCGATGATACCGCGATAGCGTCCGTCATCGTCGGTGACGAGAAGCGCGCTGCTTTCCGATTGCTCGAAGAGCGCGAGGACTTGGCGGAGGGGCAACACGAGCGGCACCACCGGGGCGCTGCGGTCCACGAGTTGCCCGACGTCGATCGAACTTAACAAGGGCAAGTATGCGAACGATCCGATCCGGCCCGAGGAGGGATCGAGATCACGCGTGTAAATCGATGCGGCGAGCAGGCGCTGCGCGACAAGAACCGCGAGTACCGAGGAAAGCATCGCAGGTAGAACGATGCCATAATCCCCTGATATTTCGATCACCATGAGTATTGCCGTCAACGGTGCGTGCATCGTTCCTGCAAGCATCGCCCCCATTCCCGCCACCGCGTACGGCGTGGCTGATGCGGCCATGCCGGGATGCAGCCACATCAGCATCAGGCCGAAAGCGCTGCCCAGCATTGCGCCGCTCTTGAGTGCGGGTGCGAAGAGTCCGCCGGTGCCGCCTGAGCCGACTGTAAACGCAGCATGCACGGGCTTCATGATACCCGCAACAAGCAGTATCCATACCGGGTATGAGGAATCGAGCGCTGCATTGACGGGATCGTATGTATGCTCCATCAACATCGGCAGAAACAGGATGCATATCCCTGCGGCCAGCCCACCAATGGCCGGCTTTATGGACGCGGAAACCCTGACGTATTTATAGAGAACATGCTCCACTACACCGACAGTGCGTGTAAATCCTGCGGCAGCGATCCCGATGCATAGGCCGAGCACAACGAACCAGACGTACTCGTGTGCCGCGATGGCTCCGATTGGCGGACTATGCACCAGAGCGAATGCCCCATATGCATTGCGTGTCAACGCAGTGGCGGCAACTGATGCGACCACGACAGGAGTAAACGTTTTCACGCGGAAATCCCCGAGAATCACCTCAAGCACGAACATCACACCGCCAATGGGTGCGTTAAAGATACCGCTGATACCTGCCGCCGCGCCGCAAGCGATGAGCGTGCGCGCATGATCGCGCGACAATCGGAGTACGCTCGATAGAATCGAAGCGACCGCAGCACCTACATGCACAATCGGGCCCTCTCTTCCTCCTCCTCCGCCGGATCCGATCGAAAGGGATGCGCCGATGAGTTTCTGAAGAACGATTCTTTTCCGAATGAAACCGCGGGAGAACCGGGTCACCATGATGACCTCTGTCACTCCATGGCCCGAACCGCCGCGGAAGACATGGGTGTTCAGCAAACCCACGCACAGTCCGCCAAAGGCGGGGATGAGCGGGATCAGAACCCAGGACCAGGCGTCGCCCCCCTTCGCGGAGGAAAATAGACCGAGGAACCACGAACCGGAGAATTCCACACTCCAGTTGAAAAGGAGAATGACAGCGCCCGTCAGCAGGCCTATTGCACCCGCGGCAACGATCAGGAACGTGTTCCCTGCCACCCCGATCACCGGCCGGCGGCGAAACCGTTCTTGCAGCTCAACAAATATTCCTCTGAGGATCATCGTAGGGAATTCAGCGACGGAGATGGGTGTGAACAGTGAGAACAAGAATATCGCAATATCCACACTTCAGATCCATCGGCGTCATGCGGAACAGATTCCGAATCTCCATCCATTCAAGGAGACCGTGACAAAATTCCGATTGTGTGCTTCTGCGCGTATTTTGCATTTCTATGAAGTACTGCACGATTTTTTTTCTGACCCTTTTATTCTCCAGCGCGGCGGCACAAAATGTGCGACCCATCCGCGATGATGTCGGTTTTTGTTGGGATGGCGAGCAGATGAAACGGCTCGTGGCCCATCTCGAAAAATCAGAGAAGGCCTCAACGCCGCTCTCGGGGATCGTTGCAGCGATCGCCCCTCACGACGACTATCTGTACTCGGCCCGCGTCGGCTACC
The genomic region above belongs to Ignavibacteriota bacterium and contains:
- a CDS encoding WD40 repeat domain-containing protein — translated: MSAASTHDESGASAADKSYPSAWSYRTIKEAPPSGPRKNSPWSFSTHHIAAAVVAFFLLLAGYYLGTYWLDVRQSLLLLDTRLEVIDDIEWSVDGSRLAVWSRRPGPSARTPVLQIWDTLEGNLLAAFPNPGEFMGAAAMSPLGDRAALCLLDSVDTRQHTLVLFDIAKRMEVRRIRFSTPIVARLEYSPDASIVAVLSDQILLFDTQTGALRDSIQFPAIVYQFELAFRDASVLVMSVASDTVMVDEYNPRITRVLPAPRGMEAPRAAFSANAEYLVIAAGDSAYTFTTRDSRMMYRVSIPKGFTGPVSIAADGKSIAAHSPEGAVVLIHAETSATRATYSSASGTPLDAIFSRDGETLALMDAGTGTVDLCETTRGTRHSRFTHRESLWEDSEKQFRFSFSHDGAHIATASSKVRIWPAR
- a CDS encoding chloride channel protein, yielding MAGNTFLIVAAGAIGLLTGAVILLFNWSVEFSGSWFLGLFSSAKGGDAWSWVLIPLIPAFGGLCVGLLNTHVFRGGSGHGVTEVIMVTRFSRGFIRKRIVLQKLIGASLSIGSGGGGGREGPIVHVGAAVASILSSVLRLSRDHARTLIACGAAAGISGIFNAPIGGVMFVLEVILGDFRVKTFTPVVVASVAATALTRNAYGAFALVHSPPIGAIAAHEYVWFVVLGLCIGIAAAGFTRTVGVVEHVLYKYVRVSASIKPAIGGLAAGICILFLPMLMEHTYDPVNAALDSSYPVWILLVAGIMKPVHAAFTVGSGGTGGLFAPALKSGAMLGSAFGLMLMWLHPGMAASATPYAVAGMGAMLAGTMHAPLTAILMVIEISGDYGIVLPAMLSSVLAVLVAQRLLAASIYTRDLDPSSGRIGSFAYLPLLSSIDVGQLVDRSAPVVPLVLPLRQVLALFEQSESSALLVTDDDGRYRGIIEFEDVRTFITDAASASTLLAADVMLDGVALVHEETTLDVVMKLFDTGGWTALPVVHAESGRPVGILGSHEVHRFYRISVARET